From the genome of Rhizobium sp. NXC24, one region includes:
- a CDS encoding serine hydrolase, whose product MTATGKTEFAQRFDRAFQPVEAAVATGRIPGGVLGIIDRDGDRMVRAVGSAQKVPITRPMLADTWFDLASLTKVIFTTPRILALAEAGTIDLDAPLISLLPDLRQYDAAAWERKVTFRQCLGHQTPFPAVEPLYTYGRDPDLLRAFVLQREWRAVPPVYSDINFILLGFALERLTGQTIRDMDAGPGFAFSATSDQAAATEDCTWRHRILSGEVHDDNCSALQGAGHAGLFGTADAVLDFAVGLLTGSGASERSIALMRSPLSATRTHGWERPYDGWSGGSLCSPGTIGHTGFTGTGLWIDFDKGRAWTLLTNRIHPTRHFDSGIVALRQTVGDLVNKA is encoded by the coding sequence ATGACGGCGACAGGGAAGACGGAATTCGCGCAGCGCTTCGATCGGGCATTCCAGCCCGTTGAAGCCGCCGTTGCGACCGGGCGCATTCCCGGCGGCGTGCTCGGCATTATCGATCGCGACGGCGATCGGATGGTCCGCGCGGTCGGCTCAGCGCAGAAGGTTCCGATCACGCGGCCAATGCTTGCCGATACTTGGTTCGATCTGGCCTCCCTGACCAAGGTCATCTTCACCACGCCGCGCATCCTGGCCTTGGCGGAAGCCGGCACGATCGATCTCGACGCGCCGCTGATTTCGTTGCTGCCGGATCTGCGCCAATATGATGCGGCTGCCTGGGAGCGGAAGGTGACCTTTCGCCAGTGCCTCGGCCATCAGACGCCCTTTCCGGCCGTCGAACCGCTTTATACCTACGGCCGCGATCCCGATCTGCTGCGCGCCTTTGTTCTACAGCGCGAATGGCGAGCCGTGCCGCCCGTTTATTCCGATATCAATTTCATCTTGCTCGGCTTCGCCTTGGAGCGCCTGACGGGTCAGACGATCCGCGACATGGATGCCGGCCCGGGTTTTGCGTTTTCCGCTACATCCGATCAGGCTGCCGCGACGGAGGATTGCACCTGGCGCCACCGCATTCTCTCGGGCGAAGTCCATGATGATAATTGCTCCGCTTTGCAGGGTGCCGGGCATGCCGGCCTGTTCGGAACGGCCGACGCGGTCCTCGATTTTGCCGTGGGTTTGCTTACAGGCTCCGGCGCCTCCGAGCGCTCCATCGCGTTGATGCGCTCGCCGTTATCGGCGACCCGCACGCATGGATGGGAGCGGCCTTATGACGGCTGGTCGGGTGGCAGCTTGTGCTCGCCGGGCACGATCGGCCATACCGGCTTTACCGGCACCGGCCTCTGGATCGATTTCGACAAGGGAAGGGCCTGGACGCTGCTCACCAACCGTATTCACCCGACACGCCATTTCGACAGCGGGATCGTGGCGCTTCGCCAGACCGTCGGCGATCTCGTCAACAAAGCTTAG
- a CDS encoding ABC transporter ATP-binding protein yields MNPLLSVSNLQVGFGRNPEANKIVRGVSFDLEAGETLAIVGESGSGKSVTALSINRLVNFGGGRIVGGSIKLRRADNSILDLTTATEAELTKIRGAEIGMIFQEPMTSLNPVLTIGTQIEESFRLHRGLTGRQATAAAKDALDRVRIPDAARRLKYCPNQLSGGMLQRVMIATALACNPRLLIADEPTTALDVTVQAQIMALLAELKRETGMSMIFITHDIGLVAGIADKVMVMQAGEAVEQGELNQILDKPSHPYTQHLLHSVPHFSTGRATRSDFSRDETAEAAPALKVDGLTVRFPVSGGFFYRPTGAVHAVEGVGFDLLPGETLAIVGESGSGKSTTARAILGLVKSTRGTFTANAGKTADRTSAVQMVFQNPYASLNPRLRVDSILAEPVIAAGGRASGETRNRMAMLLKRVGLPENSLERYPHEFSGGQRQRLCIARALMLNPSVLVLDEAVSALDVSVQAQVLDLLIELQREYRLAYLFISHDMAVVERIAHRIAVIYAGQIVEIGDAVSVLSQPKHSYTKRLISAVPAVDRRRENFALDTRQVPSLVRPLGFEPAATEWRQFAPDHIAQAEA; encoded by the coding sequence GTGAACCCTCTGCTTTCTGTATCAAACCTGCAAGTGGGCTTCGGCCGCAATCCTGAGGCCAACAAGATCGTCCGTGGCGTCAGCTTCGATCTCGAAGCCGGTGAGACGCTGGCGATCGTCGGAGAGAGCGGCTCGGGAAAATCGGTGACCGCACTCTCGATCAATCGCCTCGTCAATTTCGGCGGCGGTCGCATCGTCGGCGGCTCGATCAAGCTGAGGCGGGCCGACAACAGCATTCTCGATCTGACGACGGCGACGGAAGCGGAACTCACCAAAATCCGCGGCGCCGAGATCGGCATGATCTTCCAGGAGCCGATGACCTCGCTCAATCCGGTGCTGACCATCGGCACGCAGATCGAAGAGTCTTTCCGCCTGCATCGCGGGCTGACCGGTCGTCAGGCGACCGCTGCAGCAAAGGATGCACTGGATCGCGTCCGCATCCCCGATGCTGCGCGGCGGCTGAAATATTGCCCGAACCAGCTCTCCGGCGGCATGCTGCAACGTGTGATGATCGCGACCGCGCTTGCCTGCAATCCGCGCCTGCTGATCGCCGATGAGCCGACGACGGCGCTCGACGTGACGGTGCAGGCGCAGATCATGGCGCTTCTGGCCGAGCTGAAGCGCGAGACCGGCATGTCGATGATCTTCATCACCCACGATATCGGTCTCGTCGCCGGTATCGCCGACAAGGTCATGGTGATGCAGGCTGGCGAGGCGGTCGAGCAGGGCGAGTTGAATCAGATCCTCGATAAACCCAGCCATCCCTACACCCAGCATCTCCTTCATTCCGTGCCGCATTTTTCGACCGGCCGCGCGACCCGTTCGGATTTTAGCCGCGATGAGACCGCAGAGGCTGCGCCGGCGCTTAAGGTTGATGGGCTGACAGTTCGCTTCCCGGTATCGGGCGGCTTCTTTTACCGTCCGACTGGCGCGGTGCATGCGGTCGAAGGCGTCGGTTTCGATCTTCTGCCCGGCGAAACGCTGGCGATCGTCGGCGAAAGCGGCTCGGGTAAATCCACTACGGCGCGGGCAATTCTCGGATTGGTGAAGTCGACGCGGGGCACATTTACCGCAAATGCCGGAAAGACGGCGGACCGGACGAGCGCCGTGCAGATGGTGTTCCAAAACCCCTATGCCTCGCTCAACCCGAGGCTTCGCGTCGATAGCATCCTGGCGGAACCCGTCATCGCCGCCGGCGGACGGGCGTCGGGGGAAACACGCAACAGGATGGCCATGCTACTGAAGCGCGTCGGACTGCCCGAAAACAGTCTCGAACGCTATCCGCATGAATTTTCAGGCGGGCAGCGCCAGAGACTGTGCATTGCACGCGCGCTAATGCTGAACCCTTCGGTTCTGGTGCTGGACGAAGCCGTCTCGGCGTTGGATGTTTCCGTTCAGGCTCAAGTCTTGGATCTTCTGATCGAATTGCAGCGGGAGTACCGGCTTGCCTATCTTTTCATCTCGCATGACATGGCGGTGGTCGAGCGGATTGCGCACCGGATCGCGGTGATCTATGCCGGCCAGATCGTCGAGATCGGCGATGCCGTGTCGGTGCTGTCGCAGCCGAAGCATTCCTATACCAAGCGGTTGATCTCGGCCGTTCCGGCGGTTGATCGCCGGCGGGAGAATTTTGCGCTGGATACGCGTCAGGTCCCCTCTCTGGTGCGCCCGCTCGGGTTCGAGCCGGCGGCAACCGAATGGCGACAATTCGCTCCGGATCATATAGCCCAGGCGGAAGCCTGA
- a CDS encoding ABC transporter permease has translation MRTVKAIFGHTSGCIGGAIVVVYLILAILGMLGLTPYDPVTRSPLNRLHAPSGAFWMGTDLLGRDVASRLMNGIGESFIVAFLSVALASLIGTVLGLTAAWFGKRWDGVIMRTMDVLLAFPAILLALLIIAIVGPGTWTSVAAIAIVYTPIFTRVVRGPALSLKSRDFVDAARTFGSSKPYILTRHLLLNLVAPLTVQITLALAWSLLTEAGLSFLGLGTQPPASSLGLMLSDSRNLMETAPWLLIFPGLTIMISILGFNLLGDALRDVLDPKMRRSSL, from the coding sequence ATGCGCACCGTCAAAGCCATTTTCGGGCACACGAGCGGCTGCATTGGCGGCGCCATTGTCGTCGTTTATCTCATCCTTGCCATTCTCGGCATGCTGGGACTGACCCCCTATGATCCGGTAACACGGAGCCCGCTCAATCGATTGCACGCTCCAAGTGGCGCCTTTTGGATGGGGACGGACTTGCTAGGGCGCGATGTTGCTAGTCGGCTAATGAACGGCATCGGCGAGTCCTTCATCGTCGCCTTTCTCTCCGTTGCGCTTGCAAGTCTGATCGGCACCGTGCTCGGCCTGACCGCCGCCTGGTTCGGCAAGCGCTGGGACGGGGTGATCATGCGCACGATGGATGTATTGCTGGCATTCCCCGCCATCCTTCTCGCGCTATTGATCATCGCCATAGTCGGCCCCGGCACCTGGACCAGCGTCGCGGCGATCGCCATCGTCTATACGCCGATCTTTACCCGCGTCGTGCGCGGGCCGGCCCTCTCGCTGAAATCGCGCGATTTCGTCGATGCCGCTCGCACGTTCGGCAGCAGCAAACCCTATATTCTGACGCGGCATTTGCTTCTGAACCTCGTCGCGCCGTTGACGGTCCAGATCACCCTGGCGCTGGCATGGTCTCTCCTGACCGAGGCCGGCTTAAGTTTCCTCGGCCTCGGTACTCAGCCGCCGGCCTCTTCGCTCGGCTTGATGCTCAGCGACAGCCGCAACCTGATGGAAACCGCACCCTGGCTGCTGATCTTCCCCGGCCTTACCATCATGATCAGCATCCTCGGCTTCAATCTGCTCGGCGATGCCTTGCGCGATGTTCTCGATCCGAAAATGCGGAGGTCCAGCCTGTGA
- a CDS encoding ABC transporter permease yields the protein MGYLTRRLMTFPLIMLGVSVLIFVAIRLVPGDAITAMLGTNAGLLTPEQRQALAAYFGIDQSWFVQYWHWLFGVLQGNLGISVTYGKPVLDIILERFPLTLELALLSMVIALLIGLPAGVFAATRNERLSDLAVRVVAMVGQSTPNFVLGLLIIYTLSAGFGVLPAMGAFTPFLQDPLGNLGQMILPALTLGFAFAASVTRVVRSAMLDVLSDDYVRTARSRGVPARGVIWRHALPNALIPVVTLSGVEFGYLLGGAVLVEQIYALPGLGRLVLDAIQQRDYALVQGCVLFIAFNFMIVNLLVDLAYVALDPRVRLGEG from the coding sequence ATGGGTTACCTGACGCGCCGGCTGATGACATTCCCGCTGATCATGTTGGGAGTGTCCGTCCTCATATTCGTCGCCATCCGGCTGGTGCCGGGCGATGCGATCACGGCTATGCTCGGAACCAATGCCGGCCTGCTGACACCCGAGCAGAGGCAGGCGCTGGCGGCCTATTTCGGCATCGACCAATCATGGTTCGTGCAGTACTGGCATTGGCTGTTCGGTGTGCTGCAGGGCAATCTCGGCATTTCCGTCACCTACGGCAAACCGGTGCTGGACATCATCCTCGAGCGATTTCCGCTGACGCTTGAGCTTGCGCTGCTCTCCATGGTGATCGCGCTGCTGATTGGCCTGCCGGCAGGCGTCTTCGCCGCGACAAGAAATGAAAGACTGTCCGATCTCGCGGTACGCGTCGTTGCCATGGTCGGGCAGTCCACCCCGAATTTCGTTCTCGGCCTTCTCATCATCTATACCCTTTCGGCAGGCTTCGGTGTCCTGCCGGCTATGGGCGCCTTCACGCCGTTCTTGCAGGATCCGCTTGGCAATCTCGGCCAGATGATCCTGCCGGCATTGACACTCGGTTTTGCCTTCGCCGCTTCGGTCACGCGTGTCGTGCGCTCGGCCATGCTCGATGTGCTGAGTGACGACTATGTCCGCACTGCGCGCAGCCGCGGCGTGCCAGCCCGGGGCGTCATCTGGCGTCATGCGCTGCCCAACGCACTCATTCCGGTGGTGACGCTGAGCGGCGTGGAATTTGGCTATCTCCTTGGCGGCGCCGTGCTGGTCGAGCAGATCTACGCGCTGCCCGGTCTCGGGCGGCTGGTGCTCGATGCGATCCAGCAACGCGATTACGCACTCGTTCAAGGCTGTGTCCTGTTCATTGCCTTCAACTTCATGATCGTCAATCTGCTCGTCGACCTCGCCTATGTCGCGCTCGATCCGCGCGTTCGCTTGGGAGAAGGCTGA
- a CDS encoding ABC transporter substrate-binding protein: MKRHFARKLISCVAVAAALGMAAVSTEAQAGTLRMAWAQDATGLDPHKQTAFSSIRLLELIYEPLVRLDSNLQIVPAIAESWQFSSDGKELTFKLNPNAKFQNGAAVTSADVKASFQRILDQATGAAARANFLSIASIDTPDATTVIFHLSQPDVPILTSMTSLNASVVPASEITAGSIGTKAIGSGPFKLDNWVPNSKEVLSANKAWAGGTVGVDGIDISVLPDETAILASLRTGQIDFALLNDPLVATLVPKEPKLQLTRTPVLSYNVLQLNPSHKPMDQLGVRQAISCAIDRQDVLDTAALGEGKVTGPLTMPLYATDPSQLFCYKRDVEKAKKLMAGAGFANGFSATVIAATGEPPTATAEAQVIQSQLAEIGIKLDIKVMELNVYVDAWLKGNFDMAVALNGGSADPYSMYNRYWTKTGNLQKVANYIDDTLDSLMQKGRVETDPTKRKVIFGDFEKHIAEVSPWIWLYTAYGYTAEQKNVQGFVPTPTGSLFGLSKVSIQ, encoded by the coding sequence ATGAAGAGGCATTTTGCGAGGAAGCTGATTTCGTGCGTCGCAGTGGCGGCAGCTCTCGGCATGGCGGCGGTTTCAACCGAAGCGCAGGCGGGGACCCTGCGGATGGCATGGGCGCAGGATGCGACCGGCCTCGACCCGCACAAGCAGACCGCCTTTTCCTCGATCCGCCTGCTGGAGCTGATCTATGAGCCGCTCGTCCGGCTCGACAGCAATCTTCAGATCGTTCCTGCCATTGCCGAGAGCTGGCAGTTTTCGTCCGACGGCAAGGAGCTGACCTTCAAGCTCAATCCGAATGCAAAGTTCCAGAATGGCGCTGCCGTCACGTCGGCTGACGTGAAAGCGTCGTTCCAGCGCATTCTCGACCAGGCGACGGGTGCCGCCGCACGCGCCAATTTCCTGTCGATCGCCAGCATCGATACGCCGGATGCGACGACCGTCATCTTCCACCTGTCGCAGCCCGATGTTCCTATCCTGACGTCGATGACCAGCCTCAACGCGTCCGTCGTTCCGGCAAGCGAAATCACCGCCGGCTCCATCGGCACGAAGGCGATCGGTTCCGGTCCCTTCAAGCTCGACAATTGGGTTCCGAATTCCAAGGAAGTCCTGAGCGCCAACAAGGCCTGGGCCGGCGGCACAGTCGGTGTCGATGGCATCGACATCAGCGTCCTTCCGGATGAAACGGCGATCCTGGCATCGCTTCGCACCGGCCAGATCGATTTCGCGCTTCTGAACGATCCGCTGGTAGCGACGCTGGTTCCGAAGGAGCCGAAGCTACAACTGACCCGCACGCCGGTGCTTTCCTACAACGTCCTGCAGCTCAACCCCTCGCACAAGCCGATGGATCAGTTGGGCGTGCGCCAGGCAATCTCCTGCGCGATCGACCGGCAGGATGTGCTGGATACGGCAGCGCTCGGCGAAGGCAAGGTGACGGGCCCGTTGACCATGCCACTTTATGCGACCGATCCGAGTCAGCTCTTCTGCTATAAGCGCGATGTCGAAAAGGCAAAGAAGCTGATGGCCGGCGCGGGCTTTGCCAACGGCTTCTCCGCAACCGTGATCGCCGCCACTGGCGAGCCGCCAACCGCCACTGCCGAAGCCCAGGTCATTCAGTCGCAGCTCGCCGAAATCGGCATCAAGCTCGATATCAAGGTCATGGAACTCAACGTCTACGTCGATGCCTGGTTGAAGGGCAATTTCGATATGGCGGTTGCGTTGAATGGCGGCAGCGCCGATCCCTATTCGATGTATAACCGTTACTGGACCAAGACCGGCAACCTGCAAAAGGTCGCGAACTATATCGACGATACCTTGGACAGCCTGATGCAGAAAGGTCGTGTCGAAACCGATCCCACCAAGCGAAAGGTCATTTTCGGCGACTTCGAAAAGCACATTGCCGAAGTCTCGCCGTGGATCTGGCTCTACACCGCCTATGGCTACACGGCCGAGCAGAAGAACGTGCAGGGCTTCGTGCCGACACCGACGGGCTCTCTCTTCGGCCTCAGCAAGGTATCCATCCAGTAA
- the murQ gene encoding N-acetylmuramic acid 6-phosphate etherase yields MTEQRLISELEQLVSEGRNPNTMHIDLLSTFDILREINYEDQTVPAAVEKVIPSIAAAVNQIVAAFQKGGRLIYMGAGTSGRLGILDASECPPTFSVPPSMVIGLIAGGPDALQRSIEGAEDDPEEGRQALQDINVTAADVVVGIAVSGRTPYVIGGLNHAKSVGAATIALSCNPNSVIAGIADLAISPVVGPEILTGSTRLKSGTAQKLILNMLTTASMIRIGKSYQNLMVDVNASNKKLVARASRIVMQATGCTQEEARRVLDQTGNDVKLAILMEITGMGIEDARVALQNAGGFLRRAINAKTA; encoded by the coding sequence ATGACAGAGCAAAGATTGATATCCGAACTGGAGCAATTGGTTTCCGAGGGTCGCAATCCGAACACGATGCATATCGATCTGCTGTCGACCTTCGATATTCTGCGTGAAATCAACTATGAGGATCAAACCGTCCCCGCTGCGGTCGAGAAGGTGATTCCTTCTATCGCCGCCGCGGTGAACCAGATCGTCGCGGCCTTTCAGAAAGGCGGTCGACTGATCTATATGGGCGCCGGCACCAGCGGCCGCCTGGGCATTCTCGACGCATCTGAATGTCCGCCGACGTTCAGCGTGCCGCCGAGCATGGTGATCGGCCTGATCGCTGGTGGCCCCGACGCGCTGCAACGCTCGATCGAAGGCGCGGAGGACGATCCGGAAGAGGGTCGCCAAGCTTTGCAGGATATCAACGTGACGGCCGCGGATGTTGTCGTCGGCATCGCCGTCAGCGGCCGTACGCCCTACGTCATCGGCGGGCTGAACCATGCAAAGAGCGTCGGCGCGGCCACCATTGCCCTGTCCTGCAACCCTAACTCGGTCATCGCCGGCATTGCCGATCTTGCGATTTCTCCGGTCGTCGGTCCGGAAATCCTGACGGGATCGACTCGGCTGAAGTCGGGAACGGCGCAGAAGCTTATTCTCAACATGCTGACGACGGCGAGCATGATCCGGATCGGCAAAAGCTATCAGAACCTGATGGTCGACGTGAATGCGAGCAACAAGAAACTGGTCGCCCGCGCCTCCAGGATCGTCATGCAGGCGACCGGCTGCACGCAGGAAGAAGCACGTCGCGTGCTCGACCAAACCGGCAATGATGTCAAACTCGCCATACTCATGGAAATTACCGGGATGGGCATTGAAGACGCCCGCGTGGCATTGCAAAACGCTGGTGGATTTCTGCGAAGAGCGATCAATGCAAAGACCGCGTGA